A genome region from Longimicrobiales bacterium includes the following:
- a CDS encoding transglycosylase SLT domain-containing protein has protein sequence MPPRTAPLMILLFTALLLACRTEDADVPETVPGDAAEQVAAISTYDLPTHARALLDSDRPWRAAMVMRRYLREVTDPPPDHLLLAARAEAGWDAWSEARALLESVAGLDTHENGLGVYLLARALDGTDDAAGAVDAYRSFLALSPPAGELEDERGAARLRLGLALLRAGDRAGARRELQSVQEIAGDATVWLDLIQAEALAAAGDTAAVRRMVEPHDDGMPGLRAWRARIAGAYAANDIAAARSLSNRARAWAETDATRAEFFVSAARAAIAMGDVAAGRDALRAAIDLGAAGGHARTAAALLRDGEMTPADHLAVARVLTAQGLHEEALDGYRRWLADGRGTAAERDVVQMELANALFYANRFDDVPAALRPIADQLSARMLLARAEEHRGNDDVAARIYLEIAEKHARGGTGTQALLLAAGVRHAAGDTRRARQLYQRVVSRYPGSSQMGLAMMRLAGMSFVEGDYADAARLWDSYRSRYPRGRNVLQATYWAGRAREALGDSAGAATLYRSVRDAERDSYYALRASERLGVPFWPLPMTAVPGDSPGAARRVSAWMRGIDLLRNAGFPDEASAEADRIVADAGSDRPTLYGLAEALAERGYAQRAIRLALRLQGSASPDRRLLRILFPFPYRMMITEEARDRGLDPFTVAALIRQESMFEARITSPAGARGLMQIMPATARTLADAADIEDWNGELLYHPEINVHLGTRYVAQHTENYEGSLPLIFSAYNAGAHRVEWWSEFPEYGNDELFTERIPYAETRGYVRILTRNRAVYAGLYGGDED, from the coding sequence ATGCCACCACGGACCGCGCCATTGATGATACTGCTGTTCACGGCGCTGCTGCTCGCGTGCCGCACCGAGGACGCCGACGTGCCGGAGACGGTGCCCGGCGACGCGGCGGAGCAGGTGGCTGCCATCAGCACGTACGATCTGCCCACCCACGCCCGTGCCCTTCTCGACAGTGACCGTCCGTGGCGCGCCGCGATGGTCATGCGCCGCTACCTGCGCGAGGTGACCGATCCGCCGCCGGACCATCTGCTGCTGGCGGCGCGCGCGGAAGCGGGCTGGGACGCGTGGTCCGAAGCTCGTGCGCTGCTCGAATCGGTAGCCGGGCTGGATACCCATGAGAACGGCCTGGGCGTCTACCTGCTCGCGCGCGCACTGGATGGAACGGACGATGCCGCGGGCGCCGTCGACGCGTATCGCTCCTTCCTGGCACTGTCACCACCGGCCGGTGAGCTGGAGGATGAGCGCGGTGCTGCGCGGCTGCGCCTGGGCCTCGCGCTGCTGCGCGCCGGTGATCGTGCGGGTGCACGGCGGGAGCTTCAGAGCGTGCAGGAAATCGCGGGTGATGCGACCGTCTGGCTCGATCTGATTCAGGCGGAGGCGCTCGCGGCGGCGGGCGACACTGCCGCGGTGCGGCGGATGGTGGAACCGCACGACGACGGCATGCCGGGTCTGCGCGCGTGGCGGGCGCGGATCGCCGGGGCGTACGCCGCCAATGACATCGCGGCGGCGCGTTCGCTGTCGAATCGTGCGCGTGCCTGGGCAGAGACGGATGCGACCCGTGCCGAGTTCTTCGTCTCGGCTGCCCGTGCGGCGATCGCGATGGGCGATGTTGCAGCGGGCCGCGACGCGCTTCGCGCCGCGATAGACCTGGGCGCGGCCGGAGGCCATGCCCGTACCGCGGCTGCCCTGCTGCGCGACGGAGAGATGACCCCCGCTGACCACCTTGCGGTTGCCCGTGTACTGACGGCGCAGGGACTCCACGAGGAGGCGCTCGATGGGTACCGACGCTGGCTCGCGGATGGACGCGGCACGGCAGCAGAGCGGGACGTCGTGCAGATGGAGCTCGCGAACGCACTCTTCTATGCCAACCGCTTCGACGATGTCCCCGCGGCGCTGCGGCCGATCGCCGACCAGCTGTCCGCACGCATGCTGCTCGCCCGCGCGGAGGAGCATCGCGGGAATGACGACGTGGCGGCGCGGATCTACCTGGAGATCGCGGAAAAGCACGCGCGCGGCGGCACCGGCACGCAGGCGCTGCTGCTCGCAGCGGGTGTGCGGCACGCCGCAGGCGACACGCGCCGCGCCCGGCAGCTCTATCAGCGCGTCGTGAGCCGCTATCCCGGCAGCAGTCAGATGGGCCTGGCGATGATGAGGCTGGCGGGCATGTCCTTCGTCGAGGGTGACTATGCGGACGCAGCGCGTCTCTGGGATTCGTACCGCAGCCGCTACCCCCGCGGCCGGAACGTGCTCCAGGCTACGTACTGGGCCGGCCGCGCGCGTGAAGCGCTCGGCGATTCCGCCGGGGCTGCCACCCTGTATCGAAGTGTGCGTGATGCGGAACGCGATTCCTACTACGCGTTGCGCGCGAGCGAGCGACTCGGTGTCCCGTTCTGGCCGCTCCCGATGACCGCGGTTCCGGGCGACAGCCCCGGCGCCGCGCGCCGTGTCAGCGCGTGGATGCGGGGAATCGACCTGCTCCGGAACGCCGGATTCCCGGACGAGGCATCGGCCGAGGCCGACCGCATCGTCGCGGATGCAGGATCCGACCGCCCGACACTCTACGGTCTGGCGGAGGCGCTCGCGGAGCGCGGCTACGCTCAGCGCGCCATCCGGCTGGCGCTCCGGCTCCAGGGAAGCGCTTCCCCGGACCGCCGGCTGCTCCGCATCCTCTTCCCGTTCCCGTATCGCATGATGATCACGGAGGAGGCGCGCGACCGCGGCCTCGATCCATTCACCGTCGCCGCGCTCATTCGCCAGGAATCCATGTTCGAGGCGCGCATCACTTCTCCCGCCGGTGCCCGCGGCCTGATGCAGATCATGCCGGCAACGGCGCGAACACTCGCCGATGCGGCCGACATCGAGGACTGGAACGGTGAGCTGCTTTACCACCCCGAGATCAATGTTCATCTCGGCACCCGCTACGTCGCGCAGCACACGGAGAACTACGAAGGCTCGCTGCCGTTGATCTTCTCCGCATACAACGCCGGCGCGCACCGCGTCGAGTGGTGGAGCGAGTTCCCGGAGTATGGGAATGATGAGTTGTTCACGGAGCGCATCCCGTACGCGGAGACGCGCGGCTATGTCCGGATTCTTACTCGTAACCGGGCAGTCTATGCGGGATTGTATGGCGGCGACGAAGACTGA
- the ppc gene encoding phosphoenolpyruvate carboxylase, with the protein MANIRGLDTAAEGTGISRPLSENVNLLGALLGQVIEEQGGRERLDLVEELRLLCRRALQESDDALRQQAASRIRDLDESTLRWLLQSFSAFFHLVNQAEKREILRINRERSRDGVPAPRPESIDEAIARLRADGRSLEEVMALIGRLDIQPTLTAHPTEARRHSILHKQRRIVNLLERLRRPDVTREEVEVIGDALYSEIALLVATDDVRVEPPGVADEIEQGLYFLSGSIRDVAPRIHRDVERALKRHYGESADVPVFLRWRSWIGSDRDGNPNVTADVTRHALARHRTAALEMQLEELRELREELSISDRLTTPPAAIAGRLDEMDDDPDDARAYRHEPYRRLIAAIEHRLEAELGTEAVAAPYGVAAYIADLELIRDALVAGGFGELARHGRLGRMLVLARTFGFSMAALDVRQHSSVHEEAVAALFAAAGVETDYAALDEAARVAVLERELCNPRPLLPPGIELPDVARDMLTTFGMVRDAIQRDPGSIGSYIVSMTHSVSDLLEPMLIAKEAGLLRVTDDGCESALDYVPLFETIDDLATADSRMRELFASGTYRRQLEARGRFQEIMLGYSDSNKDGGYWMANWALHRAQQSLGAVCREHDIDFRLFHGRGGTVGRGGGRANLAIAAMPRAAHNGRLRVTEQGEVISFRYALAGLAHRHTEQLVSAQLLATARGGEDEEVRDEQAWSAMDDIADASMRAYRELIDADDFWDWYIRTTPIEQISRLPIASRPVSRKNAAEVAFDDLRAIPWVFAWTQTRYIVPGWYGVGHGLAAVMGRDGMPELLERLYAEWPFFGAVVNNAQREMARARLDIAERYARLDDTSDGTGYHTKIVDDFERARAAILRITGQTELLDGSPVIRRSIELRNPYTDVLNLVQIELLRRYRAATAEQREPLRQLLFLSINGIAAAMQSTG; encoded by the coding sequence ATGGCGAACATCCGCGGCCTCGATACGGCGGCCGAGGGCACGGGCATCTCCCGGCCGCTGAGCGAGAACGTGAACCTGCTCGGAGCGCTGCTCGGTCAGGTCATCGAGGAGCAGGGCGGCCGCGAGCGGCTGGACCTGGTGGAAGAGCTGCGGCTGCTGTGCCGCCGCGCATTGCAGGAGTCCGACGATGCACTGCGTCAGCAGGCGGCCTCCCGCATACGCGACCTGGACGAATCGACACTGCGCTGGCTGCTCCAGTCGTTCAGCGCGTTCTTCCATCTCGTCAATCAGGCGGAGAAGCGCGAGATCCTTCGAATCAACCGGGAGCGATCGCGCGATGGGGTGCCAGCGCCGCGGCCGGAGTCGATCGATGAAGCGATCGCGCGACTGCGTGCCGACGGCCGGTCGCTGGAGGAAGTCATGGCGCTCATCGGCCGGCTCGACATCCAGCCGACGCTCACTGCCCACCCGACCGAGGCGCGCCGCCATTCGATCCTGCACAAGCAGCGTCGCATAGTGAATCTGCTGGAACGGCTGCGGCGGCCGGATGTCACGCGCGAGGAGGTGGAGGTGATCGGCGATGCGCTTTACAGCGAGATCGCACTCCTCGTCGCAACCGATGATGTCCGCGTGGAACCGCCGGGCGTAGCCGACGAGATCGAGCAGGGCCTTTATTTCCTGAGCGGGAGCATACGCGACGTCGCACCGCGCATCCACCGCGATGTCGAGCGCGCGCTGAAGCGGCATTACGGCGAGTCGGCCGACGTGCCCGTCTTCCTGCGCTGGCGTTCATGGATCGGCTCGGATCGCGATGGCAATCCCAACGTCACAGCCGACGTGACGCGCCACGCCCTCGCCCGGCACCGCACCGCCGCGCTCGAGATGCAGCTGGAGGAGCTGCGCGAGCTCCGCGAAGAGCTGAGCATTTCCGATCGCCTGACGACTCCGCCCGCAGCGATTGCCGGCAGGCTGGACGAAATGGACGATGATCCCGATGATGCGCGCGCATATCGTCACGAGCCGTATCGCCGACTGATCGCCGCGATCGAGCACCGGCTGGAAGCGGAGCTCGGCACCGAAGCCGTTGCCGCCCCATACGGCGTTGCCGCCTACATCGCAGATCTCGAGCTGATCCGTGACGCACTGGTGGCCGGCGGCTTCGGTGAGCTGGCGCGGCACGGGCGTCTCGGCCGCATGCTCGTGCTGGCACGCACGTTCGGCTTCTCGATGGCCGCACTCGACGTGCGACAGCACAGCAGCGTGCACGAGGAGGCCGTCGCTGCACTGTTTGCGGCCGCAGGTGTCGAAACGGACTACGCCGCGCTGGACGAAGCTGCACGGGTAGCCGTGCTCGAGCGCGAGCTCTGTAATCCCCGTCCGCTGCTGCCCCCGGGAATCGAGCTCCCCGACGTCGCACGCGACATGCTCACGACGTTCGGTATGGTCCGTGACGCCATCCAGCGCGATCCGGGGTCCATCGGCAGCTACATCGTCAGCATGACGCACAGCGTCAGTGACCTGCTGGAGCCGATGCTGATCGCAAAGGAAGCCGGCCTGCTCCGCGTGACCGACGACGGCTGCGAGAGCGCACTCGACTACGTGCCGCTGTTCGAGACGATCGATGACCTGGCCACCGCCGATTCACGCATGCGCGAGCTGTTCGCAAGCGGAACGTACCGCCGCCAGCTGGAAGCGCGCGGCCGCTTCCAGGAGATCATGCTCGGTTACTCGGACAGCAACAAGGATGGCGGCTACTGGATGGCGAACTGGGCCCTGCACCGGGCGCAGCAGAGTCTGGGCGCGGTATGTCGCGAGCACGACATCGATTTCCGACTCTTCCATGGCCGTGGCGGCACGGTCGGGCGGGGCGGCGGCCGCGCGAACCTGGCGATCGCGGCCATGCCGCGCGCCGCACACAACGGTCGGCTGCGCGTGACCGAGCAGGGCGAGGTCATCTCGTTCCGGTACGCACTGGCGGGGCTGGCCCACCGGCATACGGAGCAGCTCGTGAGCGCCCAGCTGCTCGCGACCGCGCGCGGCGGCGAGGATGAAGAGGTGCGCGATGAGCAGGCGTGGTCGGCAATGGATGATATCGCCGACGCGTCCATGCGCGCCTACCGCGAGCTGATCGACGCGGACGATTTCTGGGACTGGTATATCCGGACCACGCCGATCGAGCAGATCAGCCGGCTGCCGATCGCATCGCGGCCGGTGTCGCGGAAGAATGCCGCGGAAGTGGCGTTCGACGATCTGCGGGCAATCCCGTGGGTTTTCGCATGGACGCAGACTCGCTACATCGTCCCGGGCTGGTACGGCGTCGGGCATGGTCTCGCAGCCGTAATGGGGCGCGACGGTATGCCGGAGCTGCTGGAGCGCCTGTATGCCGAGTGGCCGTTCTTCGGCGCCGTGGTCAACAACGCCCAGCGGGAGATGGCGCGGGCCCGTCTCGACATCGCCGAGCGCTACGCGCGGCTGGATGATACGAGCGACGGAACCGGATATCACACGAAGATCGTCGATGACTTCGAGCGCGCCCGCGCTGCCATCCTGCGCATCACCGGACAGACTGAGCTCCTGGACGGCAGTCCCGTGATCCGACGGTCGATCGAGCTGCGCAACCCCTACACGGACGTACTGAACCTCGTACAGATCGAGTTGCTGCGCCGCTACCGCGCGGCGACGGCGGAACAGCGCGAGCCGCTCCGCCAGCTGCTGTTTCTCAGCATCAATGGCATTGCCGCAGCAATGCAGAGCACGGGGTAG
- a CDS encoding mechanosensitive ion channel domain-containing protein — MVRSIESTLRAALLLTLAAGLMTGRVRAQEPPAAADTAAPGSQPREAEPLPGAVEVATQWSQLADSAAIAEQLIERLGRTGELAADLNAAARREADLQALLGPVTDGDYVRPERISRLRDQALLEGQRLEAIRDRTLERLEQLGELRSQWVARQAFWERWENELRDDPDIAAVAPDLTRADARIDSVLARISTTLNGLLEQQRTVEALRTQNDQLLGVLTAMVERGRAALLERGQPVLFSAAHRAQLTEGGWRAWRPAAALQPATYGAFVRDHAGLLLFHVLLAAALGLIARKLRTAARRVGGWSGLLEHPWLLGTFASVVVLLQRVLLAPPLWDVLLWSIFAGAAAVLARKLFAAYALRLTVYLFAGFYPIFLLFEALRLPEPVFRTALAAIAAMALPGFALLARGRTAAARAEEVNDPRRIWPLRIGTLLWAVVLAAVVAGYDALGRWIVHTTVTSAAVILVVIVLLALVRGAVASLVISDPGIRRHLALRVAVRLVQRLILVVQVVTIIAAVLVLLDVWQLTGPPFATWQRIIDAGFDVGPIRVTVGSILLGILVVYIAVIISWLVRNVVESEVYRRWDFDRGVGDSINKLVHYLLITIGVIVALAVLGVELRNFAIVAGALGIGIGFGLQNVVSNFASGLILLFERPVRVGDTVVVGGEWGTIQKIGLRSTIMLTFDQSEMIVPNADLVSEKVINWTLSNPTARFIIEVGVAYGSDVSEVLRVMDEAGAANEFSLSDPPPLALFVGFGDSSLNFELRVWVKEIQNRLQVRSSILADIDRRFREAGIEIPFPQRDLHVRSVDRDVTRAFEPPGEGSS; from the coding sequence ATGGTTAGATCTATCGAGAGCACGCTTCGCGCCGCACTGCTGCTGACGCTGGCCGCCGGCCTCATGACCGGCCGGGTGCGCGCGCAGGAACCGCCGGCCGCAGCGGATACGGCCGCGCCTGGATCACAGCCCCGGGAGGCGGAGCCGCTGCCGGGAGCGGTCGAGGTGGCCACGCAGTGGAGCCAGCTCGCCGATTCGGCGGCCATCGCCGAACAGCTCATCGAGCGGCTGGGTCGCACGGGAGAGCTGGCCGCGGACCTGAACGCTGCCGCTCGTCGCGAAGCAGATCTCCAGGCGCTGCTCGGGCCGGTGACGGATGGCGATTACGTGCGGCCCGAGCGCATCTCGCGGCTGCGGGACCAGGCCCTGCTCGAGGGGCAACGCCTCGAGGCGATCCGCGACCGGACGCTCGAACGGCTCGAACAGCTCGGAGAGCTGCGCTCGCAGTGGGTCGCGCGCCAGGCGTTCTGGGAACGGTGGGAAAACGAGCTGCGCGACGATCCGGATATCGCCGCCGTGGCACCGGACCTGACGCGCGCGGACGCACGCATCGATTCCGTCCTCGCCCGGATATCCACCACGCTCAACGGTCTGCTCGAGCAGCAGCGTACGGTCGAGGCGCTGCGCACGCAGAATGATCAGCTCCTGGGTGTGCTCACCGCCATGGTCGAGCGCGGGCGCGCGGCACTCCTCGAGCGCGGACAGCCTGTGTTGTTCTCGGCGGCGCATCGGGCACAGCTCACGGAAGGCGGCTGGCGGGCCTGGCGGCCGGCGGCTGCGCTGCAGCCAGCCACATACGGCGCGTTCGTGCGGGACCATGCCGGGCTGCTGCTCTTCCACGTCCTCCTAGCCGCTGCACTCGGCCTCATCGCCCGCAAGCTGCGCACGGCTGCGCGCCGGGTCGGCGGCTGGTCCGGCCTGCTGGAGCATCCCTGGCTGCTCGGCACATTCGCCAGCGTGGTGGTCCTGCTCCAGCGCGTGCTCCTCGCGCCGCCGCTCTGGGACGTCCTCCTGTGGTCCATCTTCGCCGGGGCGGCGGCCGTGCTCGCGCGCAAGCTCTTCGCGGCCTACGCGCTGCGCCTCACCGTCTATCTCTTCGCGGGTTTCTATCCGATCTTCCTTCTGTTCGAGGCGCTCCGGCTACCCGAGCCCGTCTTCCGCACCGCACTCGCCGCCATTGCCGCCATGGCGCTGCCCGGCTTCGCACTCCTCGCCCGGGGCCGGACGGCGGCCGCGCGGGCGGAAGAAGTCAACGACCCGCGCCGGATATGGCCGCTCCGCATCGGCACACTGCTGTGGGCCGTCGTCCTCGCCGCAGTAGTCGCCGGCTACGACGCGCTCGGCCGCTGGATCGTGCATACGACCGTGACGAGCGCCGCGGTCATCCTGGTCGTCATCGTGCTGCTCGCGCTCGTGCGCGGCGCCGTGGCGAGTCTCGTCATCAGCGATCCGGGGATCCGCCGTCATCTCGCGCTCCGCGTCGCGGTCCGTCTCGTACAGCGACTGATACTCGTCGTACAGGTCGTCACGATCATTGCCGCGGTGCTGGTACTGCTCGATGTATGGCAGCTTACCGGACCGCCGTTCGCCACATGGCAGCGTATCATCGACGCCGGATTCGATGTGGGGCCGATTCGCGTTACGGTCGGGAGCATCCTGCTCGGCATCCTCGTCGTCTACATCGCTGTCATCATCTCATGGCTCGTGCGCAATGTCGTGGAGTCGGAAGTCTATCGACGGTGGGACTTCGACCGCGGCGTCGGCGATTCCATCAACAAGCTGGTCCACTATCTCCTCATCACGATCGGCGTGATCGTCGCGCTTGCCGTGCTCGGTGTCGAGCTGCGCAACTTCGCAATCGTTGCAGGCGCGCTCGGCATCGGCATCGGATTCGGACTGCAGAACGTCGTCAGCAACTTCGCGAGCGGACTCATTCTGCTGTTCGAGCGGCCCGTCCGCGTCGGTGACACCGTCGTCGTCGGCGGCGAATGGGGCACGATCCAGAAAATCGGCCTGCGCTCGACGATCATGCTGACGTTCGATCAGTCGGAGATGATCGTGCCGAATGCCGATCTGGTATCGGAGAAGGTGATCAACTGGACGCTCTCCAATCCCACGGCGCGCTTCATCATCGAGGTCGGCGTGGCCTATGGCTCCGACGTCAGTGAAGTGCTGCGCGTCATGGACGAAGCCGGCGCCGCCAACGAGTTCTCGCTCAGCGATCCGCCTCCGCTCGCCCTGTTCGTCGGGTTCGGTGACAGCTCGCTCAATTTCGAGCTGCGCGTCTGGGTGAAGGAGATACAGAACCGCCTCCAGGTACGGAGCAGCATCCTCGCCGACATCGACCGGCGTTTCAGGGAGGCCGGCATCGAGATACCGTTCCCGCAGCGCGACCTGCACGTGCGTTCCGTGGACCGCGATGTCACGCGCGCATTCGAGCCGCCGGGCGAGGGAAGCAGCTGA